Within the Thermostichus lividus PCC 6715 genome, the region CCGCAGTTTGGCATGGTAAGGCGGGTTCAGTTGCCCTAACTCCTGCTGAATGGTGGTGTAAAGGAATTGCCAGCGATCCCACAGGCAAGCATACAACTCCGCAGACTGCGGAAAGGTAGCGAGAACCTGCAAACTGGCGCGGGCACAACCGAGGGGGGCGGCACTGCCTCTGAGCAGTTTTTGGCTGTCTCGCTGCTCAATCCAGTTAGGGTCACCGATGCCGACTACATCCTCAGGCGGAACGAACCAGTCAATAACCTCTGCTTGTACGGTTTGGGTTGAGGGCACGGCTGCTAGGGGTAACGGCAGGGTTAAATGCAAAATGCCGCCGCTGGACTGTTGAGCATTCATCAGGGGCAACAGAGCAAATAACGTCTGCTCACCGGGAAGTTCCGCTGCAACGACCACCATCGTCATGTGCTGAAAGCCGCTTAGCCAAGGAATGTTGCCTTTCAAAAGGTAGCCCTGTGGCAGCGATCGGGCTTTCAAGTCCACATGGTTGTAGCGCAGGTGAGAAAAGCCTACGCCAATCAAGGTTTTGCCCAACATCAAATCACTGAAGTAGGCTTGGGCAACGCTGCTATTCGGGTGCTCCAGAATAATACTGAGGGCAGTTTGGTGCTGCGAAACTAAAAAGGCAAGGGCACCGGAGGCCTCGCCAAGCTTGAGTGCTAAATGCCAAAGAATGGAGGGAGGGCATCCCAATCCACCAACGGCTTCTGGGGGAGCTAACCGGAAAATTCCTAACTCTGCTAGGGCTTGCAAGGCACTGGAGAGCAACGATTTTTGCTGATCTATCCGATTGGCATTGGGGGCAACCTCTGTCTCCAGATAGGTGAGAATCTCCTGTAGAAGAGGCTGGGCGGCCTCTGGAGCCGTATCAACAAAAACCGGTTCGTCCATTGGTCGAGCTAGGGATAGGCCAAATGGGCACGGGGATTGTACGATTCTATCGCGTGAAGCTGACGGTACAGTTCTCGCTCAGCATCACTCAATTGGGGAGGCAGAGTAATGATAATTTCTACCAGTTGGTCACCGCGATCGCCATCGGGGCGGGGATAGCCTTTGCCCGCCAGCCGCAAGCGTTGGCCATTGCGCACCCCTGCCGGGATAGACATTTTCACCCAGCCATCGAGGGTCGGGGCTTCTACCTGACCTCCCAAGGCCGCTTCACTGGGGGTCACCGGCAAGTCACACACAATGTCGTAGCCCTCAAGGCGAAACAACGGATGCGGGGTGACATTAATTTTGAGGTAGAGGTCACCGCCGCCGGTCCCCTGTCCGCGCAGCCGCACCCGCTGGCCTGTGATCATTGCCCGCGGCAGGGTCACTTCTAGGGAGCGGCCATCCCCCAGCCGAATGCGCTCTCGTCCCCCTTCGTAGGCTTTTTCTAGGGGAATTTCTAGGGTGGCTTCAGCGTCGCGGCGGCTCACAGCAGTATAGGCAGTTTTCACTGTCCCAGGTCGAAAATAATCTGTTTCTATAGTAGGGGAACGACGTGGGGGATCCGCAGGGATGGTCGTGGTGCGCGATCGCCGTCCCAAGAGTTGATCTAAAAATTCCTGAAAGTTATCTTCACTCAGGTCAGGATCATCCCTGAGGCTCGTGCCATTACGGCGGTTTGTCGTCCGTTGGGGGCTACGGCTGCGAAACCCCGGCTGTGACCAATATTCGCCGTAGCGATCGTAGTGCTCGCGGCGAGCTGGGTCGCTGAGCACTTGGTAGGCTTCGCTAATGTCTTTGAATTTTTCTTCGGCAGCGCGATCGCCCGGGTTCATGTCTGGATGGTACCGCCGTGCAAGGCGACGGTAAGCCCGCTTAATTTCATCGCTACTGGCGCTCCGATCCACTCCCAAAAGCTGGTAGTAATCTCGAAAATTACGCATTTAAGTTCCTACTTGTCTCTTTCTACCAGTCGTCATCATCCCAATCATCCCATGCCGCTGAGTCACCCCGCTGTTCGTAGCTGCGGCGACGGCTGCTGCGGCTCGGTTGATTCCAGTCCTCATCGGTGTCGTCCAGTTCACGGCGGCGATCGCGCCCACGCACAGCCTCTAAGCCTTTGTTCACAGCCTCTTTGAGGTTCGGCAGCTTAAACAGGTCTTCCTCGTCTTCAGCCTCCTCTTCACTGAGGCGCAGTTCGCGGACAAAGTCGTACAAGCGCTCCTCAAGTGCCGCATAGGTGAGATCAATCTGGCGATCGTCATCATTGCGGATCCCCTCTTGCAGTTGCCGCACCAAGGCTTCAATGGTGCGCCGCTGATTGGCCGCAAACTGATACCCAAACTCTTGGGCGGCTTCGCGAAGCTGACGCTCGGCACGGTTAATGAGATCCTGAGCACGGTTGCGCTTCTGCACGCGATCGCGGCGTTGGCGATCGCCAGCGGCATTGGCTTCCGCATCCAAAAGCATTTGCTGAACCTCGTCCTCTGCCAAGGTCGACGCCCCCTGAATCACCACGCTCTGCTCGCGGCCACTAAAGCGATCCAACGCCACCACCTGCAACAGACCATTGGCATCGAGGTCAAAAGACACCTGAATTTGTGGCACACCGCGCGGCGCAGGGGGAATCCCGGTCAACTTAAAGCGCCCCAGAGACTTATTGTGCTCTGCCAGTTCGCGCTCGCCCTGAACCACATGAATTTCTACTTGGCTTTGATTATTTTCAGAGGTCGAGAAAATATCGGAACGGCGCACCGGAATCGTTGTATTACGCGGAATCAACACCTTGGTGACACCGCCAATGGTTTCCACCCCTAACGAGAGCGGAGTCACATCCAACAGCAGAATATCCTTCATATCCCCGGCCAAAATCCCCGCCTGAATGGCGGCTCCCACCGCCACGACCTCGTCAGGGTTGACATTCTGGCTGGGTTCACGGCCAATCATCTGGCGAACCAGCTCCTGTACCATGGGCATCCGCGTTGCCCCGCCCACCAGTACCACCGCATCAATCTGAGAGGGGGTGAGGAGCGCATCCCGCAGGGCTTGCTCTACAGGAAAGCGCAGGCGCTTGAGCAACTCTTGGCTCAAGCTTTCAAACTGGCGGCGACTCAGGGTTGTTTCAATATGTTTAGGCCCCTCAGCAGTAGCGGTGACAAAGGGAAGATCGATACTCGTTTCTTGCAGCCCCGATAGCTCAATTTTTTGCTTTTTCAGCAGCATCGGTGAGCCGTTGCAACGACTGGCGATCGCGCCGCAGATCAATCCCTTCCTGAGCTAAGAACTCCTCCGCGAGCCAATCCACAATTAACTTATCAAAATCGTTCCCCCCCAGTTGGGAATCACCACTGGTGGCCTTAACTTCAAACACCCCATCGCCAACATCCAGAATGGACACATCAAAGGTGCCACCCCCGAGGTCAAACACTAAAATGGTTTGCTCCTTCTGGCGATCTAACCCGTAGGCCAGTGCTGCTGCCGTGGGTTCATTGATAATGCGGCGCACATTCAAGCCCGCAATTCGCCCCGCATCGCGGGTGGCTTGGCGCTGCGAATCATTAAAATAGGCCGGTACCGTAATCACCGCATCGGTAACTGGCTCGCCTAGGTAGCGACTGGCATCCTCCACGAGCTTGCGCAGCACCATAGCAGAAATTTCCTCCGGTGCAAACTCTTTTTGCAGCCGCGGACACTTGATGCGCACTTTACCCGATTCATCCCGCCGGATAGTGTAGGGCACCCGCTTCAATTCTTGGCTCAGTTCAGCATAGTCACGGCCAATGAATCGCTTCACCCCATAAAACGTGTTTTGGGGGTTGAGCACCGCCTGTCGCCGCGCTAATTGCCCCACCAGACGCTCATTATCCTTAGCAAAGGCGACCACGGAGGGAGTGGTACGGGATCCTTCCGCATTGGCAATCACAACGGGTTTTCCCCCTTCCAGTACAGCAACGACGGAATTGGTTGTTCCCAGATCAATGCCAACAATTTTGCCCATGCCGTTTGAACGACTCCGCACTGGTTAGAATAAATGAATAGCGTTATGGTAGCGGATTATTTACCCTTTGTTACGCTTCTTCGATTGTACGAGATCTACTCAAGAGGGTCAGAATCGCCCCTTACCCCCGCTTTGCATTCTGCCACCGCTACACCTGAGTGTCCCTCGTGGTCAAAATTCGTTAGCCTATTGCTGTTTGCTGCCAACTCTGAGGTTAAGATGGCAGGCAAGAGGTTTAAGCGCAAGCATACCGAACTGTTGCTAAGCCTAATTCCGAGAAGGAGATCACCCTATGCTACACCGCAAGCTTTATCAACTCTACACCGATGGCCAAGAAGTCTGGATTTACTTGCGGGATCAACAGCGCCTCATTGATCGGGCGCGGATTGTCGATATTGAGGGCAATGTCGTAACCATTCGCTACGAAACCGATGAAGACGATGAAGTATGTGCATGGGAGGAAATTGTCAATATCGAGAGTATTGGTTCTATTTCCCGTCGCTTAGCGGCGGTTCCACGGGGGTATGCTGACCTGCCGGTGGCGGAGGAGTGCCCGGAGGCGGAGCAATTGCCCAAGCAGTCGTCGGAAACAGAACACGAACGCTAGCGTGTCCCAAGGCTGCCCTTGATCTATGCGCTGCGATTCTGTCCCCTTGGCTGATGCCACTGCTACCGATGCCCTCTACATGGAGCGGTGTCTGCAACTGGCTGAGCAGGCGCGGGGGCACACCTCCCCCAATCCGTTGGTGGGCTGTGTAATTGTGGCAGCGCAGCGCATTATTGGTGAAGGATTTCACCCCAAAGCAGGGGAACCCCATGCTGAGGTGTTTGCACTGCGGAGTGTGGCAACCGGCGATCGCCCCTTACTCACGGATGCCACCCTCTACGTGAACCTAGAGCCGTGCAATCATTATGGCCGCACCCCTCCCTGCACCGAGGCGATTATTGCCGCAGGCATTCCCCGGGTGGTGGTGGGGATGATTGACCCCGATCCACGGGTGGCCGGCTCCGGGATTGAACGCCTACGGGCTGCGGGGATTGCGGTGACAGTGGGGGTATGTGAAGCGGCCTGTCAACGGCTCAATGAAGCCTTTGTGCATCGGGTGCGTAACGCGCGCCCCTTTGGTATTCTCAAGTACGCCATGACCCTTGACGGCAAAATTGCCTCCAGTGCTGGCCATAGTACTTGGATTAGTGGGGAAGCCGCGCGAGCCATGGTGCACCAACTGCGTGCTGAATGTGATGCCATCATCGTTGGCGGCAATACCGTACGGCGGGATAACCCCCACCTCACCTCCCGCCATCCCCATACGCCGCTGCGGGTGGTGATGAGCCGTCATCTGGATTTGCCCCTAGATGCCTACCTGTGGCAAACGGATGCTGCGCCTACCCTAGTTGTTACTACGGCTCCAGCGGATCATCCCCTAGTGCCGCACTTACAGGCTTGTGGGGTTGAGGTGGTTTGCCGGCCAGTGCTCACCCCAACAACGCTGATGAAGGAGCTGTACAACCGCGGGATCATGACTGTGCTGTGGGAGTGCGGTGGTTCCTTAGCCGCAGCAGCGATCGCCGAGGGGATGGTGCAAAAAATCTGGGCGTTTATTGCTCCGAAAATCATTGGGGGTACCAGTGCCCCCGTTCCTGTGGCAGATTTGGGTCTCCAGAAAATGAGTGAGGCACTCTGCCTTGAGGAAGTAACATGGCAAACAGTGGGGCAAGATATTCTGGTGAGTGGCTACCTCCCAAAATCTGCTGCGCCATAGCCATTGATCACGCCTGCTCATGCAATCATCACTGCAACCTAGGCTCAAAAGATGATTGCGAGCGTCCATCAAGTATCATCGATTCTGTCAGGACTTGCCTATGACACCCAAACCTAGTGCCCAAGAATTGGCCACTGCCTTGCTCGAGGTGCTCAAAATTACTCCCGAAGACTGGCACCGTTTGAAAAACAACCGCCGTGCCCGTGCCCTAGAACAGGTGGCAGCGGGGCTGGTCTATTTGCTCAAGGACGAGGAGACCGAAGCGATCGCCCACTTGCAGCAGGCAGTGGGTTGGCTGGATCGGTCGATTAGCGCACCGCCGTGCCCCACCCATCATCGCTAAGCTAGCGTTGCCACCGCCGCCACTGGGAGACCACCGTGTCACTGCCGATATGCAGCAGAGCAGAGAGTTCTAAACCGAGGGCGATCGCCCCAAAGAGGCGCCAGTCTTGGCCTGCGATCCCTGCCAGCAGCGGCTTCACCAGAGTTAAACAATTGGCAAGGTGACCCGTTACATAGATTCCCAACGCCAAGAGGGTGATTCCTAGCCCGAACCATAGCCCTAAGTAAACCAAACGAATTAGGGTGCCAAGGATGGGGCCGTGGGTCCAGACGGAACGGTGGCGAAACAGCCTTTGGTAGGGGTGCCATATTCCCCGTAGGATACCCCAGCGATAGTAGGGTAAAGAGGCGGTATCTAGGTCTGGGCTAAGTAAAAAGCCCCCCACCCCAAAACTACTGCTGGCGATCGCCCCCCAGCGCCAATCCTTGGCGAGTGCACTCACTCCAAACCCAATCACAGGCATGGCTATCCAAGTCAGGCGATCGTGGGTGCGGCCACTGGGCATGGGAATTCCTACAGCATCAATCATAAGGGAACTACGGAGACCAGAGGCGGTCAATGCAGTTGACGAACTCATCGCTCGCGGAATACGTCTAAGTCAACCTAGAGGAACTGCGCTGAAATTTGAATCTGCAAAGGGGCAACTGCGCAAATCTAATCGCAGGGTGTGCCAGTTTACAGGCCTGTCCCTATTCGAGTACGCTAAGCAGGTTTAATCTAGTAGCGCAGTCAGTCAAGTAAGCGTGTTGTCGTGCCTCGTTGGTGGAGTGATGTGAATGGAGAAACAGTGGCGTTTCTGGCAATCTCAAACCGTGTGGAGCACATTGTGCGGTACCGCAGCCGCTGTTGTGATCTGCCAACCCGCCATGGCCAGCCGCTTATACCTATGGCGACTCAACCCCACCACTAACCAACTGGAGATTCGCACAGAGCAAGGGGTGCAGCCGCGGGCGGAGCTAGTTTATAACCCGACTCGTTTGGTGATTGATTTGCCCGGGGTGGTGCTCGGCAGCCCCCAGGTCAGCCAAAACTATAGCGGTGCCATCCGTCAGGTTCGCGTGGCGCAGTTTGACCCCCAAACGACCCGCATCGTTGTGGAGTACGCCGCAGGCTATACGATCGATCCGCAGCAGGTGCGCTTTCGTGGGGTAGCTGCCAATAACTGGTTAGTCCAACTCCCCCAACCCCAACAGCAAGCCAGCACACCCCCAGCACCCACCCCTGCGCCTGCGCCGACGGCACCCTCACCAAGGACGGCAACCCCCCTACAGGTACGCAGTTGGCAAAGCGATGCCACTGGCTTTATGGTCATGACCGATCGCCCCCTGCCGGATGGCAGCTATACACTCCGCCGTCCTCGCCGTAATCGCATTGAAATTTTGCTCAGCAATAGTGAACTGATCCGCAACTTTAACCCGCGCCGCTTAGAACTGCGCCGCTTTGGTCGCGATCGCGTCCGTGCCGAAATTCGCCCCCAGGGTCGGCAAGTCCTGATCACTCTGGAGATTAACCCTCAGGACGGGGACTGGCAAATCACCTCCCGCAACGATGGGTTTGTCATTAGCCCCACCACCACCGCCATTAGCCCGCCAACCTCCTCCCGCCCTAGCGCAATACCCGCCGCCACTGCCCAAACACCCCTTACAACGATTCAACGGATTGATTTGGGGGGACGAGAGTTACTGATCCAAGGCGATCGCACCGTCTTCTATAGTGTCGGCTGGGAGGGCAACAGCTATCGCATTCGCCTGCGCCAAGCACAGTTAGGCAATATCCGCGAACCACGCTTAGTGCCTGGCAGCCCCCTGAGTGACATTCAGGTACGCCAAGAAGACAACCAGACCGTTACGATTTTGCTGACCCCCGCGCCCAACTTCCGTATCCTTGGCCCGCGGGCACTCTCTGCCGAATCCTTTATCGTCCAACTTCAGGGGGCAGGGGAACCACCGCCCAGTGCCACCACGCCCATTCAAGTGCCCCCACCCCCACGAGCCAATTTCCCAGCCAGCCTGTTCCTCGGGGTCGCTACGTGGTCGTGATTGATCCTGGCCATGGCGGTAGCGATGCCGGTGCTATTGGGATTGGCGGCATTCGCGAGAAAGATATTGTCATAGACATTAGCCAACAGGTGGCTCAATTCCTACAACAACAGGGAGTTCAGGTGATCCTCACCCGCACCAGTGACATTGACCTAGAGCTTGCCCCCCGCGTGAGTATGGCGGAGCGGGCACGGGCAAACGCCTTTGTCAGTATCCATGCCAATGCCATCAGCATGGCGCGCCCCGATGTGAATGGTGTGGAGACCTACTACGCCCCCGGGAAGTCGAGTCGCTTAGCCGCCGCGATTCAAAACAGTATCCTCAGTTCTCTCAATGTGCGCGATCGCGGCGTCAGGGCTGCCCGCTTTTACGTGATTCGCAATACCTCCATGGATGCAGCTCTTGTGGAAACGGGCTTTGTGACTGGTGCTGAAGATGCCGCTAACCTCAGTAATCCCGCATGGCGTACCCAAATGGCGCAGGCGATCGCCCGCGGGATTCTTAACTTTCTCCAAGGACGTTAAACTAGCAGCAAGGAACCCATTGACTGTGGACAAAAATTGATCAATTCAGGTTTATAAAATAACTGGTGGGGGTTCTCAATCTATCCGTTCATAGGGTGAAGATTCAGCCGACTAGTAGAGTGCGCGCACCGGTGGTGCTGGCATCGGCGGGGGTGGTGCAAAGAAGATAGGCTGTGGCGGTGGTAATGGCGTTTCTACCGCTAAATTACAGGGATAGGGAGTGCCATACATCGATGTACAGAAAGGACTATCCAAGTCACGGGTACGAATTGCAGGGGCATTAGACTGCTGATACCACGCATCATTAGAGACATAGTGAATGCGGCGACCCCGATTGATGATGTCATTATCGCGGTAGGTTGGCGTGCCAAACACAAACATGGCATCCCCAGCGATCGACTCATCCACCCAATAGTTTTGAGTTCCATCAATGCGCTCAAAAGCTTGGGGAAGCGTAGGACGGGTCACCGGATACATCTGCGGGTTCACAGGTTGGCGACGGCTTTGGGCAGTGGCCGGAGCTACAACTGCCGCCAACATCACCACGGCCACCAGCGGGGCAAATCTCATTCTCATCGGTTACTCTCCAGACAGGTCTAACTTCGGCAACAGTGAGGACTCCTAGACGGGCTGCTAGGCTTTAATCATTTTTGCTTAGGTTTATTCTAAAGTTGCCACTATGGGAAACGCGGTAGTACTGTGCCGCTTTCTTAGCATCTTGGGAAGATGCACCACTGCTCATATCGTTACACTTTGATCGTTGCACTTTGAGTGCAGGTAGAGTCAAAAAAAGCTGGGGGATACCTAATCTCCCAGCCTGCGGATTGTGCCGATGATCGGTAGCAACTACAGCTATCGCCAACCAGCGCGATCCATGATCCGTAGTGCTTCGGCATTATTTCGCCCGAACACGGCGGCGTTCACATTTTGGCCACGGAAATTACCGAACCGTTGAATTATGGGGTGGAGCGGTACCCCAGAACGTACCGGATACTCATAGTTAGCCATCGCAAACATTTCTTGGACTTTAGGGCTAACCAAGTATTCTAGAAATTGAATGGCTGCTTGACGGTTGGGGGCACCAGCCACTACCCCGGCTCCACAGATATTGACGTGGGCGCCACGATCCCGCTGATTTGGGAAAAATAGGGCAACTTTATTGGCGACTTCTTGATCTTCTGGTTTATTAGAGGCTATTAAGCGAGCCAAATAGTAGTGGTTTGCAATTGCCACACTGCCCACTCCGGCAGCACAGGCACGAATTTGATCCGTATCATTGCCTTGCGGTGACCGTGCAAAGTTCTGGACTAAGCCCCGTGCCCACTGCTCTGTTTTTGGGGCACCATGAATGGCCAACAGTGACCCCGTCAGGGACTGACTATAGACATTGGTGGAGGTGCGGGTGAGGACTTGGCCGCGCCATCGCGCATTAGCCAGATCCTCATAGGTTGAGAGCTGGCTAGGGTTGACCTTTGATTTGTCGTAGATGAGCACTCGCACCCGCCGTGACAACCCAAACCAATGCCCTTGTGGCTCTCGAAGGTTGGCTGGGACGACACTCGTCAATGTGCGCGACTGAACCGGTTGCAAAATACCTGCTTGTTGAGCACGCCACAAACGTCCGGCATCAACGGTAATTAGAACATCCGCTGGGCTGCGACTCCCTTCACTGCGAATCCGCTCGATTAGGGCATCGGCTTCAGCTTCGATGAGGTTGACACGGATACCCGTTTGCTGCGTAAAGCCGTTGTACAGGGCTTTGTCAGTATCATAGTGCCGCGCTGAATAGACGTTAATGACACGACCTGCCTGTGCCAAACGCTCCTGTGCCATGCTAGACTCAGAGCCTTGATTTAGCGCATGGTGAGCAAGGTAAGCTGCTGCCCCCGCTCCCATCCCTAATAATGCACGGCGGGCAATTTTGTCCATAGTTGAGAATTTCTCCTAAAAATAAGGCTGAAAGCCATTGTAGTCTGAGGATCTGCCTTTTTGCAAGTTATTAGCAAGTATGTGACACAAGCGCCGAGCGTTTATGATGGGGAATGTTCAGAATACCGTGTTCTACACTGCCTAAAATTTCTGATGGTTTGCATCCTTGCCATTGAAACCAGTTGTGATGAAACGGCTGCCGCTGTCGTGCGCGATCGCCACATTGAAAGTAATGTGATTGCCTCGCAAATCAGCGCCCATAAACCCTTTGGCGGCGTTGTGCCTGAGGTGGCATCCCGTGCTCATTTGCAAAACATTAATGGAGTCATTGCCACTGCCATGGCTGAAGCCCACTGCGACTGGGCCGCTATTGATGCCATTGCTGTTACCTGCGCCCCCGGGCTAGTGGGGTCATTACTCATTGGGGTTACGGCCGCTAAAACCCTTGCCATGGTGCACCACAAACCCCTAGTGGGGATTCACCACCTCGAGGGGCACCTGTACGCCTCCTACTTGGCGGAACCGACCCTTGAGCCACCCTTTTTGTGTTTGCTGGTGTCGGGGGGGCACACTAGTCTGATTGGGGTCTATGGCTGTGGTCAGTACCAACTGTTTGGTCAAACCCGCGATGATGCGGCTGGTGAGGCCTATGACAAGGTTGCCCGGCTGCTGGGGTTAGGGTACCCCGGTGGGCCTATGATGGATCGCTTGGCACAGAGCGGTAATCCCGATGCCTTTACGCTACCGGAGGGGAATATTTCCTTAGCCAATGGCAAGGTTCACCCCTACGATTCTAGTTTTAGTGGCCTGAAAACAGCGGTGGCGCGACTGGTGAGCCAACTGCGCGACACCCATGGTGATAACTTACCGGTGGCCGATATTGCCGCTAGTTTTCAGAAAGCAGTTGCCCACGCCCTGACGAAGCGGGCGATCGCCGCTGCGGTGGATCATGGATTCACAACCCTGGCAATTGGCGGTGGGGTGGCAGCGAACTCCGGACTGCGGCAGTACTTAACCGCTGCGGCCACCCCCTTGGGAATCCGCCTTATTTTTCCACCCTTGCGCCTGTGTACCGACAATGCCGCCATGATTGGTTGTGCGGCGGCGGATCATGTGCGGCAAGGGGAGCGATCGCCCCTGAGCTTAGGGGCTAAGTCTCGCCTGAGTTTACTGGAGCTTGGGCAGTTGTACGGGCGCTAACCAGCATTGACAGCAAAAAGAAGCCGAGTTGACAGACCACAATACTCGGCCCCGAAGGCAAATTAAACGCAGCGGACATCAGGATGCCAGCGATCGCCGTGCCCACACCCACTGCGCTCGCCAAGAGCACATAGTAGGCGAACTGCTGCGTCCACAGCCGCGCACCACAGGCAGGAATAACAACAAAGGCACTAATGAGCAGTACCCCTACGGTTTTAATAGAGACTGCCACCACCAACGCCAACAGGGTAATAAATAGCAATCGTTGTAGGCGCACAGCCACCCCCCGTGCCACCGCCAAGGTTTCATTCACCGTAATTAATAGCTGCACCCGCAGAGTCAAGATCACAAAGAGGCAGACAATGCCGCAAAGGAACCCGCTCAACATTAAGTCCTGTTGTTGCACCGCCAGAATATCCCCAAACAGTAAGTTGTTCAGACCACCGCGATAGCGATCGGCAAACGTTAGGAGCAGAATGGCTAAGGCAAGGGAAGCGGAATAGATAATATTGAGCAGTGCATCAGTCCACAGACGAGTGCGCTCTAAAAGATAGGTGACGACCAACGCAAAAATAACAGCAAAGGGCAGCAGAACCAGCGATGGATTGATACCGAAGACCACGCCTAAGCTAATCCCCAGTAAGGCGGAATGCCCAAGGGCATCGCTAAAAAACGACAACTGCCGCAAAATTGTAAAGCTACCGAGGGCACCCCCCATCGCTCCGGTAAAGATCCCGCCCAAGAGTGCTCGCTGCATGAAGGGTAATTGGAACAGATCAATCACCCGCTCAAATATGGCTTGTAAGGCCACCATGGCTATGGGGCTGGGGAGCCAGCCACACGGGGAATGCCGAGGCTGTAGTTGCGCACGCGGCTATTGAGGTTATAGGCCACCTCCCCTTGCATCAGCAGGGCACGCACAAAGTGCTCTAGG harbors:
- the tsaD gene encoding tRNA (adenosine(37)-N6)-threonylcarbamoyltransferase complex transferase subunit TsaD, yielding MVCILAIETSCDETAAAVVRDRHIESNVIASQISAHKPFGGVVPEVASRAHLQNINGVIATAMAEAHCDWAAIDAIAVTCAPGLVGSLLIGVTAAKTLAMVHHKPLVGIHHLEGHLYASYLAEPTLEPPFLCLLVSGGHTSLIGVYGCGQYQLFGQTRDDAAGEAYDKVARLLGLGYPGGPMMDRLAQSGNPDAFTLPEGNISLANGKVHPYDSSFSGLKTAVARLVSQLRDTHGDNLPVADIAASFQKAVAHALTKRAIAAAVDHGFTTLAIGGGVAANSGLRQYLTAAATPLGIRLIFPPLRLCTDNAAMIGCAAADHVRQGERSPLSLGAKSRLSLLELGQLYGR
- a CDS encoding metal ABC transporter permease; translation: MALQAIFERVIDLFQLPFMQRALLGGIFTGAMGGALGSFTILRQLSFFSDALGHSALLGISLGVVFGINPSLVLLPFAVIFALVVTYLLERTRLWTDALLNIIYSASLALAILLLTFADRYRGGLNNLLFGDILAVQQQDLMLSGFLCGIVCLFVILTLRVQLLITVNETLAVARGVAVRLQRLLFITLLALVVAVSIKTVGVLLISAFVVIPACGARLWTQQFAYYVLLASAVGVGTAIAGILMSAAFNLPSGPSIVVCQLGFFLLSMLVSARTTAQAPVNSGET